A window of the Acidithiobacillus thiooxidans ATCC 19377 genome harbors these coding sequences:
- a CDS encoding DedA family protein has translation MLHWFLSTLVVLIHTASPILKTYGMLALFVLLFIESAGVIFAPGEATIVAAGFLSAKGMFSIWAVLPVAMIAATLGGYLAYWLGDRFGHRVLLRYGRYVGIKPIMVGKAHRFFLRFGAPVVLGGRFIVPLRQLQGYIAGTSEMGFFAFALWSAIGAILWVTVWGGGAYLLSGMISG, from the coding sequence ATGCTACATTGGTTTCTTTCCACGCTGGTCGTTTTGATTCATACCGCAAGCCCAATCCTCAAGACCTATGGAATGCTGGCGTTATTTGTCCTGCTTTTCATTGAGAGTGCAGGGGTGATATTTGCACCCGGTGAGGCAACCATCGTGGCTGCCGGATTCCTCTCTGCAAAAGGGATGTTTTCGATATGGGCTGTTCTGCCCGTAGCAATGATTGCAGCCACCTTGGGCGGTTATTTGGCTTATTGGTTAGGTGACCGGTTCGGTCACAGGGTCTTATTGCGCTATGGTCGCTATGTGGGCATTAAACCGATCATGGTGGGCAAGGCGCATAGGTTCTTCTTGCGCTTTGGTGCGCCTGTCGTCCTCGGCGGGCGTTTTATTGTGCCCTTGCGCCAATTACAGGGTTATATAGCGGGCACATCGGAAATGGGTTTTTTTGCCTTTGCCCTTTGGAGTGCCATAGGAGCCATATTGTGGGTAACCGTCTGGGGCGGCGGAGCGTACCTGCTGTCTGGAATGATAAGTGGTTAG
- a CDS encoding integration host factor subunit alpha, giving the protein MTVTKAEIAHALTDAMGFTHRESLDLVNSLFDTIRETLASGENVKLSSFGNFTLRDKVARPGRNPKTGVSCEIKARRVVTFKPSLILRKKIDN; this is encoded by the coding sequence ATGACCGTTACAAAAGCAGAAATAGCCCATGCATTGACCGATGCAATGGGCTTTACGCACAGAGAAAGCCTGGATCTGGTGAATAGCCTGTTTGATACGATACGGGAAACGCTGGCGTCTGGTGAGAACGTCAAATTATCCAGCTTCGGAAATTTCACCCTGCGGGACAAGGTAGCCAGACCCGGCCGGAATCCCAAGACGGGTGTATCCTGCGAGATTAAGGCTCGGCGGGTGGTGACATTCAAGCCCAGCCTGATTTTGCGGAAAAAAATAGACAACTAA
- a CDS encoding ParM/StbA family protein, with protein sequence MAFVTGMDIGYGNLKIAFGEALDPAPVCEIYPACAVPAELVATSLFGADTENETGIRVQVHGKSWMAGVPGDAVQRHAPRQLHEGYVGSDAWTALAYAGILMTGQTVIDRLVVGLPVQHYEDPERRQALKEVLQGVHAVLPKRSIEVRQVQVVPQPVGAYVDAINGSWCPEPVQDRLAEETSLVVDPGFFSLDWTLVRAGGRYAALASGSSLFAVSQVLSEARKIIADTYGKAPTVAQLENCLQNGREHLYIFNQDVVLPPVFEQAAQMVGREALSEMRGMLRQVDDPINFIILAGGGARLYTPMAQEVYPDSQILMADHPELANAQGFWHLGAQSFV encoded by the coding sequence ATGGCTTTTGTGACAGGTATGGATATTGGGTACGGCAATCTGAAAATTGCCTTTGGGGAAGCACTGGACCCTGCGCCAGTCTGCGAAATTTATCCGGCCTGTGCGGTGCCCGCCGAATTGGTGGCGACTTCCCTGTTTGGGGCCGATACGGAAAACGAAACCGGCATCCGTGTCCAGGTGCACGGAAAATCATGGATGGCGGGTGTGCCCGGGGATGCGGTACAGCGCCATGCGCCGCGACAACTCCATGAGGGCTATGTCGGGAGTGATGCGTGGACTGCGCTGGCCTATGCGGGGATTTTGATGACCGGCCAGACGGTCATCGATAGGCTGGTTGTCGGACTGCCGGTTCAGCATTATGAAGACCCCGAACGCCGTCAGGCGCTCAAAGAGGTTCTGCAGGGGGTGCATGCGGTCCTGCCCAAAAGAAGTATTGAAGTCCGGCAGGTTCAGGTGGTTCCGCAGCCTGTCGGCGCCTATGTGGATGCCATCAATGGCAGCTGGTGCCCAGAGCCGGTGCAGGATCGGTTGGCAGAAGAAACCAGTCTGGTGGTGGACCCGGGATTTTTCTCGCTGGATTGGACGTTGGTTCGGGCCGGTGGTCGGTATGCCGCTCTGGCGTCTGGCAGCAGTCTGTTTGCCGTTTCCCAAGTGTTGAGTGAAGCACGGAAGATCATTGCAGACACCTATGGCAAGGCCCCGACGGTCGCGCAATTGGAAAACTGTCTGCAAAACGGACGGGAACACTTGTACATTTTCAATCAGGATGTCGTGTTGCCGCCGGTTTTTGAGCAGGCGGCCCAGATGGTCGGGCGGGAGGCGCTGAGCGAAATGCGCGGCATGCTCCGGCAGGTGGACGACCCCATCAACTTTATCATTCTTGCAGGTGGCGGCGCGCGTCTATATACCCCCATGGCTCAGGAGGTATATCCGGACAGTCAAATTTTAATGGCAGATCATCCAGAACTGGCGAATGCGCAAGGCTTCTGGCATTTGGGAGCACAAAGCTTTGTCTGA
- a CDS encoding DUF1778 domain-containing protein, translating to MLAKLTSKNQLTLPKSVVDSVSKPEYFDVQVRAGQIVLTPVRVQRGDAVRSKLAELGIDDSDVAEAVSWARKPESTLAAEDALHEQTVIYASQEAYAEFLAILERPAAPSVRLQKTMRATAPWRS from the coding sequence ATGCTGGCGAAACTTACTTCCAAGAATCAGTTGACGCTTCCCAAATCTGTGGTGGATTCAGTTTCTAAGCCTGAATACTTTGATGTTCAGGTCCGCGCCGGCCAGATTGTCTTGACCCCCGTTCGCGTGCAGAGAGGCGATGCGGTTCGTTCCAAGCTGGCGGAACTCGGGATTGATGATTCTGATGTTGCGGAAGCCGTTAGCTGGGCAAGAAAACCTGAATCCACTCTGGCTGCTGAGGATGCCTTACACGAGCAAACTGTCATCTATGCTAGCCAGGAAGCATATGCAGAATTTCTAGCCATACTGGAACGGCCTGCTGCTCCAAGTGTGCGTTTGCAAAAAACCATGCGGGCAACTGCTCCCTGGCGGTCATAG
- the mobH gene encoding MobH family relaxase, translating into MTDMEKLWSERISEKFAAQWDRWTGHRRFPWGAPDAHAADAGQASTPPGRKAPKPAKASPIPEDWKQQVLTDVPVYPPFRQGLPLLPVTDIIQSQARLIREVYAAVGVTPEFWKRIYLPAIHNYAHYVHLLPASEGNHHRGAGGLFRHGLEACLYAVRLTDGQDSLEKSAHLLHPTERRRHEDALRLATFCAALFHDIGKPMVDMQVYDQQQGHIWNPALYPSLYRWGQETHVQFYNLRWRSGRMDRHKNLGMATAPHLMTRDILAFLTDVDAYWVETVLRAISGDEMGINKVRDFATYGDRESVRYDLKNQGGEGNDIGIPVERYLLDAMRTLVREQIWKVNESGAVLWTTRIPKEEVEREIAAETPVIALVWPKAATDVAGWLHQQGTPGIPKDPQVIADMLLDRELAVPSRDESDGQQRIPFWFLSPENQDGTGNRETLGQRVLVLRHPEYLLDIVPPLSARSLYSVRKADAPAATSVSPASPAPSASSATVTPAARPAEKNTTARSSASVTPTASQPVPASPQPQRKTASHPVAPPPVAEPQTTAKTSTPHTQAATASPEAGRQADKAVQDVHTADRTAPPSARDDRQISLGLRILRTIIREILIQRRDAAILIPGGEEAAYLQFPEAFRDMGMKPIEMLGILNDEHLLIPSPDSPEKLTQKKTLPGQSKERTVVVLSPTALKKLPCLKMPLSLFPKEQRRTYHRYLIEQARDYSAAQFSANKDTQKGYWFIPLEWVVETLSRQFPDDPCPERFLRECTIGPGGSEGGGLLLRLDSDLPS; encoded by the coding sequence ATGACCGACATGGAAAAACTCTGGTCAGAACGCATCTCGGAAAAATTCGCCGCACAATGGGATCGGTGGACAGGTCATCGTCGCTTCCCATGGGGTGCCCCTGACGCCCACGCGGCAGACGCGGGGCAGGCTTCTACCCCGCCGGGTCGAAAAGCACCCAAACCCGCCAAAGCCTCCCCCATCCCCGAAGACTGGAAACAACAGGTACTCACCGATGTGCCCGTTTATCCCCCTTTCCGGCAGGGGCTGCCCCTGCTGCCTGTGACCGATATTATCCAGTCACAGGCACGGCTCATTCGGGAAGTGTATGCTGCCGTAGGGGTTACTCCGGAATTCTGGAAACGGATTTATCTGCCTGCCATTCACAACTATGCCCACTATGTCCATTTATTGCCGGCCAGTGAAGGCAATCACCATCGCGGTGCAGGCGGGCTTTTTCGTCATGGGTTAGAGGCCTGCCTGTATGCCGTGCGGCTCACCGATGGTCAGGACAGCCTTGAAAAATCCGCCCATCTGCTGCACCCCACGGAACGGCGTCGGCACGAAGACGCCCTGCGCCTGGCCACATTTTGCGCCGCCCTGTTTCATGATATTGGCAAGCCCATGGTCGATATGCAGGTGTACGACCAGCAACAGGGCCACATCTGGAACCCGGCCCTATATCCTTCCCTCTATCGGTGGGGGCAAGAGACCCATGTGCAGTTCTACAACCTGCGCTGGCGTTCGGGGCGTATGGACCGCCATAAAAATCTGGGGATGGCCACTGCTCCGCATCTCATGACCCGGGACATTCTCGCGTTCTTGACGGATGTGGACGCCTATTGGGTGGAAACGGTTTTACGCGCCATTTCCGGTGATGAAATGGGTATCAACAAAGTCCGCGACTTTGCCACCTATGGCGATCGTGAATCCGTCCGTTATGACCTCAAAAATCAGGGCGGTGAAGGAAATGATATCGGGATTCCGGTGGAACGCTATCTGCTGGATGCCATGCGTACCCTGGTGCGGGAACAGATATGGAAAGTCAATGAAAGTGGCGCCGTACTGTGGACGACGCGTATCCCCAAAGAAGAGGTAGAACGGGAAATTGCCGCTGAAACACCGGTTATCGCACTGGTCTGGCCGAAAGCCGCTACCGATGTGGCCGGCTGGCTCCATCAACAGGGTACGCCCGGGATACCCAAGGATCCGCAAGTCATCGCGGATATGCTGCTCGACCGGGAGTTGGCCGTACCCAGTCGGGATGAAAGCGACGGTCAGCAGCGGATTCCTTTCTGGTTTCTTTCTCCGGAAAACCAGGATGGCACAGGAAACCGGGAAACACTCGGGCAACGCGTCCTGGTACTGCGCCATCCCGAATACCTGCTCGATATTGTCCCCCCCCTTTCTGCACGCAGTCTGTACAGCGTCCGCAAGGCCGATGCCCCGGCAGCCACATCCGTCTCTCCCGCATCTCCTGCCCCTTCTGCATCTTCTGCAACTGTCACACCCGCCGCCAGACCCGCAGAAAAAAATACGACCGCACGGTCATCAGCCTCTGTGACCCCGACCGCTTCTCAGCCTGTGCCCGCTTCGCCACAACCACAACGGAAAACGGCCAGTCACCCCGTAGCACCGCCTCCCGTGGCAGAACCCCAGACGACAGCGAAGACGTCCACCCCACACACGCAAGCCGCAACCGCCTCTCCAGAAGCGGGCCGCCAAGCGGACAAGGCCGTACAGGATGTACACACCGCCGACCGCACGGCACCCCCCTCTGCACGGGATGACCGTCAAATCAGTCTGGGCTTACGCATACTGCGTACCATCATTCGGGAAATTCTGATACAGCGCCGGGATGCCGCGATCCTTATTCCCGGCGGAGAGGAAGCCGCCTATCTCCAGTTTCCAGAGGCATTTCGGGATATGGGTATGAAACCCATTGAAATGCTCGGCATCCTGAACGATGAACACCTGTTGATACCCTCACCTGACAGCCCGGAAAAACTCACGCAAAAAAAGACCCTGCCCGGCCAAAGCAAGGAACGGACAGTGGTAGTGCTCTCTCCCACGGCCCTGAAAAAATTGCCTTGCCTGAAAATGCCGTTGAGTCTTTTCCCGAAAGAACAGCGCAGGACCTACCATCGCTACCTGATCGAACAGGCCCGGGACTATTCAGCCGCCCAGTTTTCCGCCAACAAGGACACCCAAAAAGGCTACTGGTTTATCCCCCTGGAATGGGTCGTGGAAACCCTGTCCAGACAATTCCCGGATGATCCCTGTCCAGAGCGGTTTTTGCGGGAATGCACCATTGGACCGGGCGGCTCTGAGGGCGGCGGTCTGTTGTTGCGGCTGGATAGCGACTTACCCAGCTAA
- the parS gene encoding type II RES/Xre toxin-antitoxin system antitoxin — MTECISIGQLLGGNEVLLVLPESPLQWVDVIRHGISSASLVSLSSTLHISQAELAAVLGISYRTLARRKREAMLNSEESAKVIRLARIIERAENVFDSLDKAIDWLKNRNASLSGLTPLSLVDTDVGAESVLDTLGRIEHGVFA, encoded by the coding sequence ATGACGGAATGCATTTCGATAGGTCAGCTGCTGGGCGGCAATGAAGTGCTGCTCGTTTTACCAGAGAGCCCCTTGCAGTGGGTTGATGTGATTCGCCATGGAATTTCTTCTGCGTCCCTGGTTTCTCTCTCCAGTACCTTGCACATTTCGCAGGCGGAATTGGCGGCGGTATTGGGTATTTCCTACCGCACCTTGGCCAGGCGCAAGCGGGAAGCGATGCTGAACAGTGAGGAATCGGCCAAAGTGATTCGTTTGGCGAGAATTATAGAACGGGCGGAGAATGTCTTTGATAGCTTGGATAAGGCTATTGACTGGTTGAAAAATCGGAATGCGTCTTTATCTGGCTTAACCCCGCTTTCTCTGGTCGATACGGATGTGGGTGCCGAAAGCGTGTTGGATACTCTCGGGCGGATAGAGCATGGCGTATTTGCCTAA
- a CDS encoding RES family NAD+ phosphorylase has translation MYTVWRMVMDRFAETAFSGDGARRYSGRWNRKGVPVVYTAESQSLAMLEMLVQDDPLRARYVVIPAVLPDHLKMETISVEQLPADWRNAQPNRALREMGMRWLEERRSAVLIVPSAVIPAEQNYLLNPMHPEFSSITIGEPLKIDTDSRLIPAK, from the coding sequence ATGTACACCGTTTGGCGGATGGTGATGGATCGGTTTGCCGAGACGGCTTTTAGCGGTGATGGTGCCCGCCGCTATAGCGGCCGATGGAATAGGAAAGGCGTACCGGTTGTCTATACGGCAGAAAGCCAATCGCTAGCCATGCTGGAAATGCTGGTCCAGGATGACCCATTGCGGGCGCGTTATGTGGTGATTCCGGCAGTGTTGCCAGATCATCTCAAGATGGAGACGATTTCGGTTGAACAGCTACCGGCTGACTGGCGTAATGCACAACCTAATCGAGCATTGCGGGAGATGGGCATGAGATGGCTGGAGGAACGCCGGAGTGCTGTGCTTATCGTACCCAGTGCCGTTATTCCTGCAGAACAGAATTATCTTTTAAACCCAATGCACCCAGAGTTTTCAAGCATCACTATCGGGGAGCCATTAAAAATCGATACCGATAGCCGACTCATCCCGGCGAAATAG